A genomic window from Streptomyces broussonetiae includes:
- the coaA gene encoding type I pantothenate kinase, with protein MISPVSPRSVHRHRPEATPYVDLTRAEWSALREKTPLPLTAAEVEKLRGLGDVIDLDEVRDIYLPLSRLLNLYVGATDGLRGALNTFLGEQGSQSGTPFVIGVAGSVAVGKSTVARLLQALLSRWPEHPRVELVTTDGFLLPTRELEDRGLMSRKGFPESYDRRALTRFVADIKAGKDEVTAPVYSHLIYDIVPDQRLTVRRPDILIVEGLNVLQPALPGKDGRTRVGLADYFDFSVYVDASAEDIERWYLNRFKKLRQTAFQDPDSYFRKYTQVSEDEALDYARTLWRTINKPNLVENIAPTRGRAALVVRKGPDHKVQRLRLRKL; from the coding sequence GTGATCTCACCGGTCTCCCCCAGGAGCGTCCACCGGCACAGGCCGGAGGCGACTCCCTACGTCGACCTCACCCGTGCCGAGTGGAGCGCGCTGCGCGAGAAGACGCCGCTGCCGCTCACCGCCGCGGAGGTGGAGAAGCTGCGCGGTCTGGGCGATGTCATCGACCTCGACGAGGTGCGCGACATCTACCTCCCGCTCTCCCGGCTCCTCAACCTCTACGTCGGCGCCACGGACGGCCTGCGCGGCGCGCTGAACACCTTCCTCGGCGAGCAGGGCTCCCAGTCCGGCACCCCGTTCGTCATAGGCGTCGCCGGCTCGGTGGCCGTGGGCAAGTCCACGGTCGCCCGCCTCCTGCAGGCCTTGCTCTCCCGCTGGCCGGAGCACCCACGGGTCGAGCTGGTCACCACGGACGGCTTCCTGCTGCCCACCCGGGAGCTGGAGGACCGCGGCCTGATGTCGCGCAAGGGCTTCCCCGAGTCCTACGACCGCCGGGCACTGACCCGCTTCGTGGCCGACATCAAGGCGGGCAAGGACGAGGTCACCGCCCCCGTCTACTCCCACCTGATCTACGACATCGTCCCCGACCAGCGGCTCACCGTCCGCCGCCCCGACATCCTGATCGTCGAGGGCCTCAACGTCCTCCAGCCCGCCCTGCCCGGCAAGGACGGCCGCACCCGGGTCGGCCTCGCGGACTACTTCGACTTCAGTGTGTACGTCGACGCGAGCGCCGAGGACATCGAGCGCTGGTACCTCAACCGCTTCAAGAAGCTGCGCCAGACGGCGTTCCAGGACCCGGACTCGTACTTCCGCAAGTACACCCAGGTCTCCGAGGACGAGGCCCTCGACTACGCCCGCACCCTGTGGCGCACGATCAACAAGCCCAATCTGGTCGAGAACATCGCCCCCACCCGCGGCCGGGCCGCGCTGGTGGTCCGCAAGGGCCCGGACCACAAGGTGCAACGGCTGCGGCTGCGCAAGCTGTAG
- the glmS gene encoding glutamine--fructose-6-phosphate transaminase (isomerizing), with amino-acid sequence MCGIVGYVGAQSALDVVMAGLKRLEYRGYDSGGVAVLADGGLAAAKKAGKLVSLEKELVERPLPTGTTGIGHTRWATHGGPTDGNAHPHLDNAGRVAVVHNGIIENFAVLRAELAERGHELTSETDTEVVAHLLAEEFSSCADLAEAMRLVCRRLEGAFTLVAVHADEPDVVVGARRNSPLVVGVGEGEAFLASDVAAFIAHTRSAVELGQDQVVELRRDGVTVTGFDGRPAQVRSYHVDWDASAAEKGGYDYFMLKEIAEQPKAVADTLLGRIDPSGSLTLDEVRISPSELREVDKVVIVACGTAFHAGLIAKYAIEHWTRIPCEVELASEFRYRDPILDSRSLVIAISQSGETMDTLMALRHAREQGSKVLAICNTNGSTIPRESDAVLYTHAGPEVAVASTKCFLTQLVACYLVALYLGQVRGTKWGDEIQAVIKDLSRISEEVERVLETMEPVRALARTLASKDTVLFLGRHVGYPVALEGALKLKELAYMHAEGFAAGELKHGPIALIEEDVPVVVVVPSSRGRSVLHDKIVSNIQEIRARGARTIVIAEEGDEAVVPYADHLIRIPATPTLLQPLVATVPLQVFACELATARGNEVDQPRNLAKSVTVE; translated from the coding sequence ATGTGCGGAATCGTGGGATACGTAGGGGCGCAGTCGGCGCTCGATGTCGTGATGGCCGGACTCAAGCGGCTGGAGTACCGGGGCTACGACTCGGGGGGCGTCGCGGTGCTCGCGGACGGCGGGCTGGCCGCCGCGAAGAAGGCCGGCAAACTGGTCAGCCTGGAGAAGGAGCTGGTCGAGCGGCCGCTGCCGACGGGTACGACGGGCATCGGCCACACCCGCTGGGCCACCCACGGCGGACCGACCGACGGCAACGCCCACCCGCACCTCGACAACGCGGGCCGCGTCGCCGTCGTGCACAACGGCATCATCGAGAACTTCGCCGTCCTGCGCGCCGAACTGGCCGAGCGCGGCCATGAGCTGACCTCCGAGACGGACACCGAGGTGGTCGCCCATCTGCTCGCCGAGGAGTTCTCCTCCTGCGCGGACCTCGCGGAGGCGATGCGGCTGGTGTGCCGGCGGCTGGAGGGAGCGTTCACGCTGGTCGCGGTGCACGCCGACGAGCCGGACGTGGTCGTGGGCGCGCGCCGGAACTCGCCGCTCGTGGTGGGGGTCGGCGAGGGCGAGGCGTTCCTGGCCTCCGACGTCGCCGCGTTCATCGCCCACACCCGCTCCGCGGTCGAGCTGGGCCAGGACCAGGTGGTCGAGCTGCGCCGGGACGGCGTCACGGTCACCGGCTTCGACGGCCGGCCGGCCCAGGTCCGCAGCTACCACGTGGACTGGGACGCCTCCGCCGCCGAGAAGGGCGGCTACGACTACTTCATGCTCAAGGAGATCGCCGAACAGCCCAAGGCGGTCGCCGACACGCTGCTCGGCCGGATCGACCCGTCCGGCTCCCTCACCCTGGACGAGGTCCGGATCTCCCCGTCCGAGCTGCGCGAGGTCGACAAGGTCGTGATCGTCGCGTGCGGTACCGCCTTCCACGCCGGTCTGATCGCCAAGTACGCCATCGAGCACTGGACGCGCATCCCGTGCGAGGTGGAGCTGGCCAGTGAGTTCCGCTACCGGGACCCGATCCTGGACAGCCGTTCCCTGGTCATCGCCATCTCCCAGTCCGGTGAGACCATGGACACCCTGATGGCGCTGCGGCACGCCCGTGAGCAGGGCTCCAAGGTGCTGGCCATCTGCAACACCAACGGCTCGACGATCCCGCGCGAGTCGGACGCGGTGCTGTACACGCACGCCGGGCCGGAGGTCGCCGTCGCCTCCACCAAGTGCTTCCTGACCCAGCTGGTGGCCTGCTACCTGGTGGCGCTGTACCTGGGCCAGGTGCGCGGCACCAAGTGGGGCGACGAGATCCAGGCCGTGATCAAGGACCTCTCACGGATCTCCGAGGAGGTCGAGCGGGTCCTGGAGACGATGGAGCCGGTGCGGGCGCTCGCACGGACACTGGCCTCGAAGGACACGGTGCTGTTCCTGGGCCGGCACGTGGGCTACCCGGTCGCCCTGGAAGGTGCCCTGAAGCTCAAGGAACTCGCCTACATGCACGCCGAGGGCTTCGCGGCGGGCGAGCTGAAGCACGGGCCGATCGCGCTGATCGAGGAGGACGTGCCGGTGGTCGTGGTCGTCCCGTCCTCGCGCGGTCGCTCGGTCCTGCACGACAAGATCGTCTCCAACATCCAGGAGATCCGGGCCCGCGGGGCGCGCACGATCGTGATCGCGGAGGAGGGCGACGAGGCGGTCGTGCCGTACGCCGACCACCTGATCCGCATCCCGGCCACCCCGACCCTGCTCCAGCCGCTGGTCGCGACCGTGCCGCTGCAGGTCTTCGCCTGTGAGCTGGCCACCGCGCGGGGCAACGAGGTGGACCAGCCCCGCAACCTGGCGAAGTCGGTCACGGTGGAGTGA